The DNA region GGCGCGCGCCTCAGCAACCAAGACCTTGCAAGCGCCTTGGGCCGCCAATTGGCGGACCCAGCGACCGCGCGTCGGGTTTCCGATGGGATCATGGACGCGCTGCCGGCAATCGTCGATCTCCTCGATGATGAAGTGGTGAGCGAATTTATGCGCCGTCAGCTGACCGAGTTCAGCCGCGACGAACGGCTTTCATCTGCGCTCGGCCGCGGCATCAAGCTGCTGACCGAGCATGGCCGCCATCAACCCGTGCTCGACGCGGCGCTCGCCGAAGGTTGGCGCGCGCTGGAGGAGCATGAGCCAGCGATACGCGCCCAAGTCCGCGCGCGCACCTCGTGGGTCTGGCGCATCATCTCGCTCGACGCGCGCGCCTCCGATGCGCTGATTGGCGCTATCGAAGACACATTGCATCAGGTCGCGGAGCAGCCGGACCATCCCGCGCGGCAACGCATCACTGCGCTGCTCCAAAAGTTTTCCGAGGACCTGCAGCACTCGCCCGAGCTGCGCGCGCAGATGGAGCGCATGATCGGCGACATTCTCGCGCACCCGTCCGTGGCGACCTATCTGGCCGAAGTGTGGCAGGCGATGAAGCAATCGCTGAGCGATGTCGAAACACAAATGGCCGCCCGCACAACCCTGGCCGCCGGCATCGAGCGCTTTGGCGCAGCCTTGCTCGAAGACCAGGCGGTGGTTGAGACGCTGAACCGGCGCCTCCGTGCGCTACTGACCGAAATCGCCGGGCGCCACAATCGCGACGTCGGCGCCCTGATCTCTGAGACGATCCGCAGCTGGGACACGGCCACCGTGGTCGAAAAGCTTGAACAGAACGTCGGCGCCGACCTCCAATACATCCGCATCAACGGCACGATCATCGGCGGCCTGATCGGCCTCGCCATCCATCAAACGACGCTGTGGCTCAAGTAGCGCCTTTTCCGGTCGACCCACCGGACTTCTCAACAGTGATGAGGCCGAGCGTCACATGCATCAGCTACAGTGCCTGGCCTTATTGCGTTTCGCTCACCAACGCGGCCAAAGCTTCCAGCCTGCGCGCGTCAGCGGGGTGCGTGGACATCCACTCGATTGCATCCACGCCATCACCCGACATTCGACGCCAGAATGAAAGTGCGCCCTGGGGATCAAAACTAGCGTTGCGCATGAGGCCGAGGCCAAGCCGATCGGCTTCCAGTTCCTGCAAACGTGAATACGGCAAGACAACCCCGTAGAGCACGCCCGCGCCCAGTGCACCCGCGATCGCCTCCGCATTCTGTCCGTACTCTTCCGATAACGCCGCCGCCGCCAGCGAGACGCCGATCTCCAGCGCCAATTGCTGACTCATGCGCTCGTTCGAATGGCGCGCTTCGATATGACCGATCTCGTGGCCCATCACCGCGGCAATCTCATCGTCGGATTGCGCACTTTCCATCAAACCTCGAAAGAACCCAACCTTGCCGCCAGGAAGCACGAAGGCATTGACCTCTGCGCTGTCGAATACGGCAAATTCCCACTCCGCGGGCGCGCTCGACCGCGCCGCCATGGCTTGGCCAATTCGCTCCAATCGCGCATGCATGCCCCGATCATCAACACGGGGCATGCGCGCCAGCGCGTCCGCCCACGCCTCGCGTCCCAAGGCTGCCAGCGTCTCATCCGACACCAAACTCAATTGACGCCGCCCCGTTGCCGGGTTTTCGCTGCACGCACCGACAAGCACGCCAGCGCTCAGAACCTTGAGCAAATCACGGCGCGACCGCAGAACCATTGCTTAGAGCTCCCAAATTGCGCTCTTGATGTATGCGCGGCATGAGGTTCCGGCTAGGGTCGGAGCCTGGCGCCGTTTGCGGCGCACCCTTCTGACCACTCCTTGGCTCCGTATCGATGCCCCAACAAAAGCCGCGCTTGGTGAATCTTGATCTCGACTTGGTGCGTGCGTTCGTCGCCGTCGCGGAGGCCCAAAGCTTTACGCGCGCCGGCGTGCGCCTCGGGCGGACGCAATCGACGATCTCGCTCCAGATCAAGCGTCTCGAGGAACAGCTTGACGCTGAATTGTTCAGCCGCGATCCTCGTAATGTCGTTCTAACCGCGCAAGGCGAGGCCCTGCTCGCGCAAGCGCGACGCCTGTTACGTCTCAACGACGAGATTGTTGGCGAAATTTTCGAGCACGCGCTCGAAGGCGAGGTGCGCTTCGGCGCGCCCGAAGACTTCGCGACGACGCACTTGCCTGGAATCCTGGGCGATTATGCGCGCGCCTATCCGCATGTGAGCCTCTCGGTAACCTGCGATCTCACCCTCAATCTCATGGATAAAATGGCGCAGGGCGAACTTGACCTTGCGCTTATCAAGCGCGAGCCGATCGGTGCGAATGTGGGCCAATCGGTCTGGCAGGAGCATCTCGTCTGGGTGGGCGCTGGCGAGGATGTATTGCCGAAGGACGGCGCGATCCCCCTGATCGCCGCGCCTGCGCCCTGCGTTTATCGTAAGCGCGCAATCTCCGCGCTCGATCAGGTGGGCCGGCCATGGCGTGTCGCCTACACGAGCCCGTCGCTCGCCGGCCAACACGCGGCGCTGCGCGCGGGGTTGGGCGTTACCGTCTTGCCGACAGAGATGGTCCCCAGCGACCTGATAATGTTCGGTTCCGACCAAGGCTTCCCGCCGCTGGCAGATGCCGAGATTGCGCTGGTCCGTGCCGGTAAATCATTAGCATTACCGGCTGAGCGGCTCGCCAATTTTATTCTGGCGTCCCTAGATAGCCGCCGCGCGAAAGCCGATGAGCAATCGCGATAGCAGATATTGCGGTTTTAAATGATGCGCGGGCTTTTCTCGGCGCGCGCGGATACTACTTCTGTGGGGCCAGGCCGGGCCCCTCTGGCGGTGCGTAGCGCCGCGATGTCGGACTGGAGGATTGCGGCGGAGAGCGCATCGATCTCGCGTTCCCTCGCCCCCCAAGCCCCGCAAGCGGGATTGGCCCTCCGTCCGCGATCCAACCTTGAACGCTACAAGGACGGAAGAGATGGCCTTTAACGACTTTCAACGATCGACCAGAGCGGGCGCACGCGCGATCCCCGCGGACGCCCTCTATGATGCCGGGCTGCGCCAACACATGCTCGGCATCTACAATTACATGTTCGCCGGCTTAGGCCTCAGTGGCGCAACTGCCTTCCTGCTCATGCAATCCGGCGCAAGCGCGCTTTTCTATTCCAGCGCCGGACAATTCACGGCGCTGGGGTGGGTCGCCATGCTGGCCCCGCTTGGTCTGTTGCTCATCGCCTCTTTCATGGCGCAGCGACTCTCTACGGCGGCCACGCACGGGCTCTATTGGGGTTTGGCGGCGCTGCAGGGCGTGGGCCTGAGCATCCTGTTTCAGGCCTATACGAGCACCTCCATCGCTCAAGTATTTTTCGTGACCGCTGCGGCATTCGGCGCGTTGAGCCTCTTCGGCTACACAACGAAGCGCTCGCTCTCCGGCATGAGCACATTTTTGATGATCGGGTTGGTGGGCGTCGTCATCGCCTTCCTGGTCAACATTTTCCTTCAGTCCAGCTTGCTGCAATTCGTCGCCTCGGTGCTCGGCGTCATCGTATTCGCCGGCCTGACCGCGTTCGACACGCAACGCCTCAAGCTGGAATATCTGGATGGCATGTCTGGCGACATCGCCAGCAAGACGCAGGTATGGGGCGCGCTGAGCCTCTATCTGAACTTTATCAACCTTTTCCAATTGCTGCTGTCGCTCTTCGGGCAGCGCGAAGAATAGTTTCCCCACCTATCGCGCCCGCGCGCCATACCGCGCGCGGGCGCGAGCTTTTTTGAGACAAGAAGATGGATTTTCTCACTGCGAGCTACGCAGGCCAGCCTATCTGGCTCTGGCTCGCATTCCTCTCTTTCATCGTATTCCTGCTCTGGGTGGACCTCGGTCTGCTCAATCGCAAGGACAGCGTGATTTCGCCTAAGAAGAGCGCCATCATGTGGGCGAGCTTCGCGACGCTTGCGCTTCTGTTCGGGCTTTATGTTGGCTTCGTCTATCAGCCCGATCCGCAATATTATTCTTCGCCGGACAATTTGAACCAGCAGGCCGTAGTCCAGTACTTTACCGGATATCTGCTTGAGACCGCGCTCGCGTTCGACAACATCTTCGTCATCTCGCTGATCTTTACGTATTTCGCAGTGCCGCGCGAATATCAGCACCGCGTGCTCTTCTGGGGCATCCTGGGCGCCATCTTCTTCCGCGCGATATTCATTTCTCTAGGCGCCACGGTGGTCAATTCGTGGACCTGGGTTCTCTACATCTTCGCCGCCTTCCTCATTTGGACGGGCTGGAAGATGGTCAGCGGCCACGGCCAGGAGATGAAGCTTGAAGACAACAAGCTGCTCGCCTTCGTGCGCGCCCGTATGCGAGTGACCGATCGCATCGAGAACCACAATTTCTTCGTGCGTCTCCCCGATCCGCAGACGGGCAAAGCGGTGCTCTACGCCACGCCGCTTTTCCTCGCGCTAATCATGGTGGAAGCGGCCGACATCGTTTTCGCGGTTGATTCGGTGCCGGCGATTTTTGCGGTCACGCGCGACCCCTTCATCGTTTACACATCCAACATCTTCGCCATTCTCGGCTTGCGGTCGATGTATTTCATGCTCGCGGCCGCGGTCGAGCGCTTCAAATATCTGAAGTACGGCCTCTCGCTCGTGCTGGTGCTGATCGGGGCAAAGATCATCTGGAACTTCGGGCTCTCGAAAGAGCTTGGCTGGGTTCCCTACCTGGAGCCGCACTGGGCGTTGCTCATGACGATCGCTCTGATCGGCGGCGCGATGCTCTACTCGCTCTACCGCACGCGCGATGAGGCGCTCAGCAGCAGAGGCTAAGCGTGCACTGAGGGCGAACCGCGAAAGAGCACGCGGTTCGCCCTCACCCCGTTCAAGCCGATTGCTATGATGTGCGAAACTCATCGGCGGATGTGTTGCTTCACACCGCCGATGCAGGGCACCTCCGCCGCCGCTCACCGATCCCAGGTGCGGAGTGGCTCTCGTGATTGAATCCGGACTTAGCGCGGCGATCGTCAATCTCGCATCGCCGGCGATCCTCTTCTTCGCCCTCGGCGCGATCGCCGGCGCACTGCGCTCGGATCTCACCATCCCGGACCAGGCGGCGAAGACGCTCGCCCTTTATCTGATGCTCTCAATTGGCTTCAAAGGCGGCGTTGAGGCGCACGCCGCCGGCTTCACGACAGAATTGGTCGCGACGGGCGCACTGGGTGTGTTGTTCAGCTTCACCACACCGTTCGTCGCATTCTTCGTGTTACGGCATGTGTGCAAACTGGAGCGCATCACCGCCGCCGCCACCGCTGCGCATTATGGCAGTGTCTCACTCGTCACCTTCGCCGCCGGCGCAGAATATCTGCGCAGCATGGATGTCGCATTCAGCGGACACATGGCCGCGGTGCTCGCGCTCATGGAGACCCCCGCCATCCTTGCCGCGCTTCTTGTGGTTGGCGAGCGGTCTCAGCCCGAAAACGGGCAGTATCGCGCCGGACTCTGGCGGGAGGTCCTCTTGAACGGCGCCGCCGTGCTTCTGGTCGGCGCTTTTGTTGTCGGCCTCATCACGGGTGAGCGCGGCGCAAACCAACTGAGCGGCTTTGTCAGCGGACCGCTCTTCCAGGGCGCCTTGTGTCTCTTCCTGCTCGATATGGGCTTGTTGGCCTCGCGTCGTCTGGCGCAGAACTCGCAGCTCAACGTCGCGAGTTTTGCCTTCGCTATCCTTTGGCCTGTATGCGCTGGCGGCGCCGGTGCGCTGGCAGCCTCATCCCTCGGACTTTCGATCGGAGACGCGACGCTCTTTGCTGTGTTGACGGCTTCCGCCTCTTACATCGCGGTGCCAGCGGCCATGCGTGTGGCGCTGCCGAAGGCCGACGCCGGCGTCTCATTGCCGATGGCGCTTGGCGTTACGTTCCCGTTCAATCTGATCGTCGGCATTCCCCTCTATCACGCCCTCTGCAGCGCACTTGGAGGTTTCCTATGAACCTTGTTCCCAAAAAGCGGCTCGACATTTTCGTCGAACAGCACGGTCTCGCCGCCGTTGAAGACATGCTGGGCAAAAGCGGCTTCAAAGGATGGAGCGTGTTCCAGGGGATCGAAGGCGCCGGCGCTCACGGCATGTGGCGGCAGACAGGCGTCGGGGAACAAGCAGCCTTGCTCATTGTCGCCATTGGCAATGAAGACTCCGCGCAGGCGGCGCTCGTTTGGCTTGAGCAGTACTTCAAGACGTATTCCGGCGTGGCCACACTCGCTGACGTAAGTGTAATGCGTCCCGAGCGTTTCTGAAGACTCATCCGATCCGCGTTCGCGCGCGTACACAGCGCATCACTTCCTAGGAGATCGATTGATGAAAAGCACTCTTCGACTGACGCTGGCCTCATGCGCCGCGCTTGTGGCGCTCGCTGCCTGCGCGCAACAGACGCCCCCTGCTGCGGAAGAAACAGCTCAAGCAG from Vitreimonas flagellata includes:
- a CDS encoding DUF445 domain-containing protein, translating into MSHEFAHEPAPVEKARSLATMRLIAGGLLVLMASIFVLALSRQDQAPVWGYVRAFAEAALVGGLADWFAVTAIFRRPLGLPIPHTAVIPRSKERIAQALGEFVAVNFLAPDVIGARLSNQDLASALGRQLADPATARRVSDGIMDALPAIVDLLDDEVVSEFMRRQLTEFSRDERLSSALGRGIKLLTEHGRHQPVLDAALAEGWRALEEHEPAIRAQVRARTSWVWRIISLDARASDALIGAIEDTLHQVAEQPDHPARQRITALLQKFSEDLQHSPELRAQMERMIGDILAHPSVATYLAEVWQAMKQSLSDVETQMAARTTLAAGIERFGAALLEDQAVVETLNRRLRALLTEIAGRHNRDVGALISETIRSWDTATVVEKLEQNVGADLQYIRINGTIIGGLIGLAIHQTTLWLK
- a CDS encoding M48 family metallopeptidase gives rise to the protein MVLRSRRDLLKVLSAGVLVGACSENPATGRRQLSLVSDETLAALGREAWADALARMPRVDDRGMHARLERIGQAMAARSSAPAEWEFAVFDSAEVNAFVLPGGKVGFFRGLMESAQSDDEIAAVMGHEIGHIEARHSNERMSQQLALEIGVSLAAAALSEEYGQNAEAIAGALGAGVLYGVVLPYSRLQELEADRLGLGLMRNASFDPQGALSFWRRMSGDGVDAIEWMSTHPADARRLEALAALVSETQ
- a CDS encoding LysR substrate-binding domain-containing protein gives rise to the protein MPQQKPRLVNLDLDLVRAFVAVAEAQSFTRAGVRLGRTQSTISLQIKRLEEQLDAELFSRDPRNVVLTAQGEALLAQARRLLRLNDEIVGEIFEHALEGEVRFGAPEDFATTHLPGILGDYARAYPHVSLSVTCDLTLNLMDKMAQGELDLALIKREPIGANVGQSVWQEHLVWVGAGEDVLPKDGAIPLIAAPAPCVYRKRAISALDQVGRPWRVAYTSPSLAGQHAALRAGLGVTVLPTEMVPSDLIMFGSDQGFPPLADAEIALVRAGKSLALPAERLANFILASLDSRRAKADEQSR
- a CDS encoding Bax inhibitor-1/YccA family protein — its product is MAFNDFQRSTRAGARAIPADALYDAGLRQHMLGIYNYMFAGLGLSGATAFLLMQSGASALFYSSAGQFTALGWVAMLAPLGLLLIASFMAQRLSTAATHGLYWGLAALQGVGLSILFQAYTSTSIAQVFFVTAAAFGALSLFGYTTKRSLSGMSTFLMIGLVGVVIAFLVNIFLQSSLLQFVASVLGVIVFAGLTAFDTQRLKLEYLDGMSGDIASKTQVWGALSLYLNFINLFQLLLSLFGQREE
- a CDS encoding TerC family protein translates to MDFLTASYAGQPIWLWLAFLSFIVFLLWVDLGLLNRKDSVISPKKSAIMWASFATLALLFGLYVGFVYQPDPQYYSSPDNLNQQAVVQYFTGYLLETALAFDNIFVISLIFTYFAVPREYQHRVLFWGILGAIFFRAIFISLGATVVNSWTWVLYIFAAFLIWTGWKMVSGHGQEMKLEDNKLLAFVRARMRVTDRIENHNFFVRLPDPQTGKAVLYATPLFLALIMVEAADIVFAVDSVPAIFAVTRDPFIVYTSNIFAILGLRSMYFMLAAAVERFKYLKYGLSLVLVLIGAKIIWNFGLSKELGWVPYLEPHWALLMTIALIGGAMLYSLYRTRDEALSSRG
- a CDS encoding sodium-dependent bicarbonate transport family permease: MIESGLSAAIVNLASPAILFFALGAIAGALRSDLTIPDQAAKTLALYLMLSIGFKGGVEAHAAGFTTELVATGALGVLFSFTTPFVAFFVLRHVCKLERITAAATAAHYGSVSLVTFAAGAEYLRSMDVAFSGHMAAVLALMETPAILAALLVVGERSQPENGQYRAGLWREVLLNGAAVLLVGAFVVGLITGERGANQLSGFVSGPLFQGALCLFLLDMGLLASRRLAQNSQLNVASFAFAILWPVCAGGAGALAASSLGLSIGDATLFAVLTASASYIAVPAAMRVALPKADAGVSLPMALGVTFPFNLIVGIPLYHALCSALGGFL
- a CDS encoding DUF190 domain-containing protein, giving the protein MNLVPKKRLDIFVEQHGLAAVEDMLGKSGFKGWSVFQGIEGAGAHGMWRQTGVGEQAALLIVAIGNEDSAQAALVWLEQYFKTYSGVATLADVSVMRPERF